One window of Microcoleus vaginatus PCC 9802 genomic DNA carries:
- a CDS encoding peptidase M15: MRKPQTVKALEELGRVQLSKSFFMREFLYSEISQIEGIPNIPSDPDLAIAAGKNLCERVLEPIQDALGRISIRSAYRSCAVNAKGAENKNQYNCASNESNYAEHIWDVKDSDGYMGATVCIIVSSFIPYYERTQDWTALAWWIHDHIDAYAEMTFFPNYAAFNIRWSENPKVSKVIYSYVKNPHTGKNSGYLTKEGMDNFSGLHEQFYQEFIAR; the protein is encoded by the coding sequence ATGAGAAAGCCACAAACTGTTAAAGCTTTGGAAGAGCTAGGACGGGTTCAACTCTCTAAGAGTTTTTTCATGCGTGAGTTTCTTTATTCAGAAATCTCTCAAATTGAAGGTATCCCTAACATTCCTAGCGATCCTGACTTGGCGATCGCAGCAGGAAAGAATTTGTGTGAGAGGGTGCTTGAACCAATTCAAGATGCGCTGGGTCGGATTAGTATCCGCTCAGCCTATCGTTCTTGTGCCGTGAACGCCAAAGGAGCAGAGAATAAAAATCAGTACAACTGTGCCAGTAATGAGTCCAACTATGCAGAACATATCTGGGACGTAAAAGATTCAGATGGGTATATGGGAGCAACAGTATGTATTATTGTTTCATCATTTATCCCTTACTATGAACGCACTCAAGATTGGACAGCATTGGCATGGTGGATACATGACCACATTGATGCTTATGCAGAAATGACCTTTTTCCCAAACTATGCAGCGTTCAACATTAGGTGGAGCGAGAATCCTAAGGTTTCAAAAGTAATTTATAGCTACGTAAAAAATCCGCACACTGGTAAGAATAGCGGGTATCTGACAAAGGAGGGGATGGATAATTTCTCCGGTTTGCATGAGCAGTTTTACCAAGAATTTATCGCTCGCTGA